From a region of the Synechococcus sp. PCC 7502 genome:
- a CDS encoding MIP/aquaporin family protein, giving the protein MELSRAVIRIEYWIEAVGLGIFMVLATLATAIFELPSSPLCQAIAEPLIRRFIIGILMGLTAITIIYSPWGKRSGAHINPAVTLTFWRLQKIPTLDAIFYVLFQCFGGILGVWVAGVLIGGAIADPAVNYIVTLPGVAGEFGAFLAELLISFGLMIMVLQVNQSQLSQLTGVFSGILVAVYITFEAPISGMSINPARSLGSAMVAQIWQSQWIYFLAPPLGMLLAAELYLRLGRKKYHSQICCKLYPNTSTPCLSSSCCKSCEL; this is encoded by the coding sequence TTGGAACTATCAAGAGCAGTAATTCGGATTGAGTACTGGATTGAGGCTGTTGGTTTGGGAATATTCATGGTTTTAGCAACCTTAGCGACAGCTATCTTTGAACTTCCTAGTTCTCCTCTGTGTCAGGCGATCGCCGAGCCACTAATTCGCAGATTTATAATTGGCATATTAATGGGATTAACAGCAATTACGATTATTTATTCACCTTGGGGCAAGCGATCTGGAGCGCATATAAATCCTGCGGTGACGTTAACTTTTTGGCGACTTCAGAAAATCCCCACCTTAGATGCCATTTTCTATGTACTTTTTCAGTGTTTTGGGGGAATTTTAGGGGTATGGGTTGCAGGAGTCTTAATTGGTGGTGCGATCGCCGATCCAGCGGTTAACTATATTGTGACCTTACCAGGAGTGGCAGGAGAATTTGGGGCTTTTCTGGCAGAACTACTTATATCCTTTGGCTTAATGATCATGGTTTTGCAGGTCAATCAATCACAACTTTCACAATTAACAGGCGTATTTTCAGGAATTTTAGTAGCAGTTTATATCACTTTTGAAGCTCCAATTTCAGGTATGAGTATCAATCCTGCCCGCAGTTTGGGTTCCGCAATGGTAGCTCAGATATGGCAGAGCCAGTGGATTTATTTTTTAGCTCCTCCTCTAGGAATGCTATTAGCAGCGGAGTTATATCTACGTTTAGGCAGGAAAAAATATCACTCCCAAATTTGCTGTAAACTTTACCCAAATACTTCTACACCTTGCTTGAGTTCTAGTTGTTGTAAGAGTTGTGAACTATAA
- a CDS encoding transposase, with the protein MLNPYSSSLTDKEWEIIEPLLPKKKQTRPPTWTKRQILDGILYQLKNGCNWRDMPRDLPPFSTVYRYYKEWKDTGTFTAIMEALHSTAREQSKKIKMDNFNHH; encoded by the coding sequence ATGCTAAATCCATACTCAAGTAGCCTAACAGATAAAGAATGGGAAATTATAGAACCATTGCTCCCAAAGAAAAAGCAAACTAGACCGCCAACTTGGACAAAAAGACAAATTTTAGACGGCATACTCTACCAACTCAAAAACGGCTGTAATTGGCGAGATATGCCCCGAGACTTACCACCATTCTCTACAGTGTATCGATACTACAAGGAGTGGAAAGATACAGGTACATTTACTGCGATTATGGAAGCTTTGCATTCAACAGCCCGTGAACAGTCAAAAAAAATCAAAATGGACAACTTTAATCATCATTGA
- a CDS encoding TrkA family potassium uptake protein, which produces MGKSRSLSLIQLDQKYQNLHSDLTLGLLALVSLILFGTLGYQWLEGWSSIDSLFMTVITLTTIGFGETHPLDDRGRIFTMVLIGLGIVIITYIGNKFTQALVEGYFQKTIQVTRQRKIMESLNNHYIICGFGRAGRQVTSEFAAEGVPFVVVDTSLEQIEIAEELGYKAIQGDATLDHDLLKVGIERAVCLICTLPSDAENLYTVMSAKTLNPQIRAIARASNEEAIKKMRRGGADEVVSPYITGGKRMAAAALRPQVMDFMDGILSGKNRSYYIEEFRLDANCPYLGQSLQEARMRSKTGALVLAIRRYDGELIGGPSAETLIQTGDVFICMGTPEQLRELNQLLSPTNQLPRTPRNI; this is translated from the coding sequence ATGGGCAAATCTAGAAGCTTAAGTTTAATTCAGCTTGATCAAAAATATCAAAACCTTCACTCTGACTTAACCTTAGGACTTTTGGCACTAGTCAGTTTAATTTTGTTTGGGACTTTGGGGTATCAATGGCTAGAGGGCTGGAGTAGCATAGATTCGCTATTTATGACTGTGATTACCCTCACTACCATTGGCTTTGGGGAGACCCATCCCCTTGATGATCGAGGCAGAATTTTTACGATGGTCTTAATTGGCTTGGGTATAGTTATCATTACTTATATTGGTAATAAATTTACTCAAGCTTTGGTTGAAGGCTATTTCCAGAAAACAATTCAAGTCACACGCCAACGCAAAATTATGGAATCCTTGAACAATCACTATATTATCTGCGGTTTTGGGCGGGCAGGTCGTCAGGTTACCAGTGAGTTTGCTGCCGAAGGCGTACCTTTTGTTGTAGTTGATACAAGTTTAGAACAAATTGAAATTGCTGAAGAACTTGGATATAAAGCAATTCAAGGTGATGCTACCCTTGATCATGACCTATTAAAAGTTGGCATTGAACGGGCAGTTTGCTTGATCTGTACCTTACCCTCCGATGCCGAAAACCTCTACACGGTGATGTCAGCCAAGACCTTAAATCCGCAAATTAGAGCGATCGCCCGTGCCAGTAACGAAGAAGCTATTAAAAAAATGCGGCGAGGTGGAGCCGATGAAGTGGTTTCCCCTTATATTACAGGCGGAAAAAGGATGGCTGCGGCTGCTCTGAGACCCCAAGTTATGGATTTTATGGATGGAATTCTTTCAGGGAAAAATCGCTCTTACTACATTGAAGAATTTCGCCTTGATGCCAATTGTCCATACCTAGGGCAGAGTTTGCAGGAAGCAAGAATGCGCTCAAAAACTGGAGCATTAGTCTTAGCTATCCGCCGCTATGATGGGGAACTAATTGGCGGACCCAGTGCCGAAACCTTAATTCAAACAGGAGATGTGTTTATTTGCATGGGTACTCCTGAACAACTGCGAGAACTAAACCAGTTGTTATCACCAACCAACCAATTACCTCGGACACCTCGAAATATCTAA
- a CDS encoding GMC oxidoreductase: protein MEHYDVIIIGTGAGGGTLAYRLATTGKKILILERGTFLPQEKANWDTVEVYKKDRYHTSEIWYDGSNGNQIHPGTGYWVGGNTKVYGAALLRLREKDFEEVEHKGGLSPAWMLKYKDFEPYYTEAERLYDVHGLRGQDPTEPPTASPYPYPPVSHEPRIQEIHDDLQKKGLNPINLPLAIKLNEVSRRLGACIRCNTCDGFPCLVNGKGDADINCIRPAIAQDNVTLITEAEVLQLHTSLSGKEVSSVEVKLQDQVINFSSDIVVVACGAINSAALLLRSANDQHPNGLANSSDQVGRNFMKHQHGAIIGLTPKPNPSEFQKTLAILDFYWGEKNFNYPMGLIQLLGKVNKDMIALDAPAFAPTMALDQIAHHSVDWFITAEDLPDPNNRVTVKNGTIHLNYKENNTEAFDRLLNRWTQVLKSINCGDSILPCSLYFRKKLAIAAVAHQNGTCRFGEDAKSSVLDVNCRTHDVHNLYVVDGSFFPSSAAVNPTLTIIANALRVGDHLKERIG, encoded by the coding sequence ATGGAACATTATGATGTGATTATTATTGGTACGGGTGCGGGCGGGGGTACCCTTGCTTATCGCCTTGCAACCACTGGCAAAAAAATTCTGATTTTGGAAAGAGGCACATTTCTCCCTCAGGAAAAGGCTAACTGGGATACGGTGGAAGTTTACAAAAAAGATCGCTATCATACTTCTGAAATTTGGTATGACGGTAGCAATGGCAATCAAATTCATCCTGGAACTGGATATTGGGTGGGTGGAAACACGAAGGTCTATGGGGCTGCACTGCTGCGCTTAAGGGAAAAAGACTTTGAAGAAGTAGAACATAAAGGGGGATTATCCCCAGCTTGGATGCTTAAATATAAAGATTTTGAACCCTACTATACGGAAGCCGAACGACTCTATGATGTACACGGACTCAGAGGACAAGACCCCACCGAACCTCCAACTGCATCACCATATCCCTATCCTCCTGTATCCCATGAGCCACGCATCCAAGAAATCCATGATGACTTACAAAAAAAAGGATTGAATCCGATTAATTTACCCCTTGCAATTAAGTTAAATGAAGTCAGTCGTCGCTTAGGAGCTTGTATTCGCTGTAATACTTGCGATGGGTTTCCTTGTTTGGTGAATGGCAAAGGTGATGCTGATATTAACTGTATTCGTCCAGCGATCGCCCAAGATAATGTAACCCTAATTACAGAAGCGGAAGTTCTACAATTACATACAAGTCTATCAGGGAAAGAGGTCTCAAGTGTTGAGGTCAAACTACAGGATCAAGTTATTAATTTCTCTAGCGATATTGTCGTGGTTGCCTGTGGAGCCATTAACTCGGCGGCGTTGTTACTGCGTTCTGCCAATGATCAACATCCTAACGGTTTGGCAAATAGTTCTGACCAAGTGGGTCGAAACTTTATGAAACACCAACATGGAGCAATCATCGGCTTGACTCCCAAACCAAATCCCAGTGAGTTTCAAAAAACCTTAGCTATCCTTGATTTTTACTGGGGTGAGAAAAACTTTAATTATCCTATGGGATTAATTCAACTGTTAGGTAAAGTGAATAAGGATATGATTGCCTTGGATGCTCCTGCGTTTGCTCCTACAATGGCTTTAGACCAGATTGCCCATCATTCTGTTGACTGGTTTATTACCGCCGAAGATTTACCCGATCCCAATAATCGAGTTACTGTTAAAAATGGAACGATTCACCTTAACTATAAGGAAAATAATACTGAAGCCTTTGATCGATTATTGAACAGATGGACTCAGGTGCTTAAATCTATTAACTGCGGTGATTCAATTTTGCCCTGTTCTCTCTATTTTCGTAAAAAACTAGCGATCGCAGCCGTGGCTCATCAAAATGGCACCTGTAGATTTGGCGAAGATGCCAAAAGTTCAGTTTTAGATGTCAATTGTCGTACCCACGATGTCCATAATCTCTACGTTGTCGATGGTTCTTTTTTCCCTTCCAGTGCGGCTGTGAATCCAACTTTGACTATTATCGCCAATGCTTTACGAGTTGGGGATCACCTTAAAGAGAGGATAGGTTAA
- a CDS encoding DMT family transporter, with translation MAAEFSGVLNPKSHSSSRVFLLVGTIIFGAASAVSRKLQKLGAENPIHGRNPISFCNTLFVGNLCALFILSLIYWQELKLNNLKKICLKDWVLMMITAILGGTLAPSLIFAALDQTLVNNVILIGRIEPLIVLGIALFILKIKTNAWVIAGAVTSFIGISLIILLQQTNGIMFGKGEVLTIIAALCLAIAGSISKMTLNHISLGIFTVFRMLIGTCVFGTIVVILFGFHHFSDIFSPFLWEWMLVYSAVIVVMGQLCWLMGIKKSNLAEISLFNSCHPIAGILSAYLILGEAPNTAQYIGGSFILLGVGLGQIGVIAQSQKVKQSYSAIAMTMESGFRGL, from the coding sequence ATGGCTGCCGAATTCTCTGGGGTTTTAAATCCCAAATCCCATTCTTCATCTAGAGTATTTTTACTGGTTGGGACAATAATATTTGGAGCTGCTAGTGCAGTCAGTCGAAAGTTACAAAAACTAGGGGCAGAAAATCCTATTCACGGTAGAAATCCCATTTCTTTTTGCAATACTCTATTTGTCGGCAATCTCTGCGCTCTATTTATACTATCGCTGATCTATTGGCAAGAATTAAAGCTTAATAATCTAAAGAAAATCTGTCTAAAGGACTGGGTTTTAATGATGATTACGGCAATTTTAGGGGGAACTTTGGCACCGTCATTGATTTTTGCTGCTCTAGATCAAACCCTAGTCAATAATGTGATTTTAATTGGGAGAATTGAGCCTTTAATTGTCTTAGGGATCGCCCTATTTATTTTAAAGATTAAAACTAATGCTTGGGTAATCGCAGGAGCCGTCACCAGTTTTATCGGCATATCATTAATAATTTTACTTCAACAAACTAATGGCATTATGTTTGGCAAAGGTGAAGTATTAACTATTATTGCCGCATTATGTTTGGCGATCGCAGGCAGTATTAGTAAAATGACCTTAAATCATATCTCTTTAGGGATTTTCACAGTATTTAGAATGTTAATTGGAACCTGTGTATTTGGAACTATTGTAGTTATTTTATTTGGATTCCACCATTTTAGCGATATTTTTTCACCGTTTCTATGGGAATGGATGCTAGTTTATAGTGCCGTAATTGTAGTCATGGGACAGTTATGCTGGCTGATGGGAATCAAGAAATCTAACCTAGCTGAAATTTCTCTATTTAACTCTTGCCATCCGATCGCAGGTATTCTCAGTGCTTATTTAATTTTAGGTGAAGCTCCCAACACAGCCCAGTATATTGGTGGTAGTTTTATCCTCTTAGGAGTTGGGCTTGGACAAATTGGGGTAATAGCCCAAAGTCAAAAAGTTAAACAAAGTTATTCAGCGATCGCCATGACTATGGAATCTGGCTTCCGAGGACTCTAA
- a CDS encoding VOC family protein, giving the protein MLRFHQLVLPILFSLSWGVSVPTPPIAKAEEGFSVSSINVKSESEISVDSIGITVSDMDKSLRFYTEVISFQKISDTEVWGNSYDRLQGIFGVRMRVVKLRLGDEFLELTEYLTPRGKPIPIDSRSNDRWFQHIAIAVSDMDKAYAILRQFKVQYASTAPQTIPSSNKVAAGIQAFYFKDPDGHNLELIFFPEGKGDRKWQNLGKSSSIFLGIDHTAIVIGDTNRSLRFYRDLLGLRLVGESQNFGIEQEYLNHVFGARLQISGLRSSSGMGIEFLNYLTPGDGRPFPADAQANDLLHWQTTLIVKDILAIAQKLRSEGTKMISTDVIGIPNQSLGFKRGFLIRDPDGHALRIIER; this is encoded by the coding sequence ATGCTGCGGTTTCATCAACTAGTATTACCAATTTTATTCTCACTTTCATGGGGTGTTTCTGTTCCAACCCCTCCGATTGCGAAGGCAGAAGAAGGATTTTCTGTAAGTTCGATCAACGTCAAATCCGAATCAGAAATATCTGTGGATTCGATCGGAATTACGGTTTCAGATATGGACAAATCTCTAAGGTTTTATACTGAAGTTATTTCCTTCCAGAAAATCTCTGATACTGAAGTTTGGGGAAATTCCTATGATCGCCTACAGGGCATATTTGGGGTGCGAATGCGAGTGGTGAAGCTCCGCTTGGGTGATGAATTTCTGGAATTAACGGAATATTTGACACCAAGAGGAAAACCAATCCCCATTGACTCCCGCAGTAATGATCGATGGTTTCAGCATATTGCGATCGCTGTTAGTGACATGGATAAAGCCTATGCTATTTTGCGTCAATTCAAAGTTCAGTATGCTTCGACCGCTCCTCAGACTATTCCAAGTTCTAATAAAGTGGCGGCTGGCATTCAAGCTTTTTACTTTAAAGACCCTGATGGACATAATTTAGAATTAATTTTCTTTCCCGAAGGTAAGGGCGATCGCAAATGGCAAAACTTGGGGAAGTCTTCATCTATATTCTTGGGGATTGATCATACGGCGATCGTTATTGGGGATACTAATCGTAGCTTACGCTTTTATCGTGATTTGCTGGGCTTGCGGTTGGTGGGAGAAAGTCAGAATTTTGGGATTGAACAAGAATACCTAAACCATGTATTTGGGGCAAGGTTGCAGATTAGTGGATTAAGATCAAGTTCTGGCATGGGTATTGAATTTTTGAATTACCTTACCCCTGGTGATGGTCGTCCTTTTCCTGCTGATGCTCAAGCAAATGACCTTCTGCATTGGCAAACCACCTTAATTGTCAAAGATATTTTGGCGATCGCTCAAAAATTACGTTCGGAGGGGACAAAAATGATCTCAACGGATGTAATTGGGATTCCAAACCAATCTCTGGGGTTTAAGCGTGGTTTTTTGATTAGAGACCCCGATGGTCATGCTTTACGAATTATTGAAAGATAA
- a CDS encoding transposase yields MLTFNIDYFKSKPDDITLTTILLDSGYHIEKLTTDLQKVYPEIMTKIRFEISPKVSKQQKAEKGLSGFVVVPTRWVIERSNAWVERCKILVKNFERTLVNATAKLNLCFIRLMLKRIATHEI; encoded by the coding sequence ATGTTAACGTTTAACATTGATTACTTCAAATCGAAGCCAGATGACATTACGCTAACTACGATATTGCTGGATAGTGGTTATCATATCGAAAAATTGACGACTGATTTACAGAAGGTTTATCCTGAGATTATGACTAAGATTAGGTTTGAAATTTCTCCTAAGGTATCAAAGCAACAGAAGGCAGAAAAAGGTCTGTCTGGGTTTGTAGTTGTGCCGACAAGGTGGGTAATTGAAAGGTCAAATGCTTGGGTTGAAAGATGCAAAATCTTAGTTAAGAACTTTGAGAGAACTCTCGTTAATGCTACAGCTAAACTCAATCTTTGCTTTATTCGCTTGATGCTAAAAAGAATTGCTACTCATGAGATATGA
- a CDS encoding glycogen debranching protein codes for MINPEQIRLTQARNGIPWRKWGCYLSERQWGTVREDYSDNGTAWEYFSHDQARSRAYRWGEDGIAGISDDRQILCFAIALWNGVDPIIKERLFGLTGNEGNHGEDVKEYYFYLDNTPTHSYMKYLYKYPQAPFPYDQLVAENKQRGRNQPEYELLDTDVFAGDRYFDVSIEYAKHSPQDISIQISITNHAPDTASIHLLPTLWFRNTWVWHNSDDKPFLALTNETTIVAESPNLDKMWLHCPNCEEILFTDNETNYQKLFGAANGSKYVKDGINNYIVHGQKDAVNPEQKGTKASAHYELAIASGATKIVNLRLSNIAAEAASINDEIFAKRLEEANQFYHEISPFTMTDDLRSIQRQAFAGMLWSKQYYNFSVKKWLDGDPDFPMVSPNRKNGRNSHWFHLETEDILSMPDKWEYPWFAAWDSAFHAIPFAMIDPDFAKSQLDLITREWYMHPNGQIPAYEWAFGDVNPPVHAWATYRVYKIEQKQNGTGDRQFLERVFHKLLLNFTWWVNRKDREGKNVFEGGFLGLDNIGVFDRSAELPTGGYMEQADGTSWMGMYCLNLLAIALELAQENIVYEDIATKFFEHFLYIADAMNKVGIENTELWDDDDGFYYDVLHLPNGKQLKLKVRSLVGLIPLFAVQILEPDMIAQVPNFQKRLEWFVKHRFDLAHNVACMESEGMKARRLLAICDRFKLKRILTKMLDEAEFLSDYGIRALSKYHRSHPYIWRTNGSEYRVDYEPAESSSGLFGGNSNWRGPIWMPVNFLIIESLQKFHHYYGNDFTIEYPSGSGQMMTLWDVSVELSRRLINIFSKDTNGDRPVNNGNQKFQTDPHWQDLIQFYEYFHGDHGTGVGASHQTGWTGLVAKLIQQLTEHT; via the coding sequence ATGATTAATCCCGAACAAATAAGACTCACACAGGCAAGAAATGGCATACCTTGGAGAAAATGGGGGTGCTACCTCAGTGAAAGGCAGTGGGGGACAGTAAGGGAGGACTATAGTGACAATGGTACTGCTTGGGAGTACTTTTCCCATGATCAAGCTCGATCCCGTGCCTATCGTTGGGGGGAAGATGGTATTGCGGGTATTTCTGATGATCGTCAAATTCTCTGCTTTGCGATCGCTCTATGGAATGGAGTTGATCCAATTATTAAGGAGAGACTATTCGGTTTAACAGGGAACGAAGGAAATCATGGGGAAGATGTCAAAGAGTATTACTTCTATTTGGATAATACTCCCACGCATTCCTACATGAAGTATCTGTATAAGTATCCACAGGCACCTTTCCCCTACGATCAGTTAGTAGCTGAGAATAAGCAACGGGGCAGAAATCAACCAGAATACGAGCTATTAGATACAGATGTATTTGCAGGCGATCGCTATTTTGATGTAAGCATTGAATATGCCAAACACTCACCACAGGATATTTCCATTCAGATTAGCATTACCAATCACGCACCTGACACAGCCAGCATTCATCTCCTACCAACGCTGTGGTTTCGCAATACTTGGGTATGGCACAATAGTGACGACAAGCCATTTTTGGCATTAACTAACGAGACTACCATAGTTGCGGAAAGCCCAAACCTCGATAAGATGTGGCTGCATTGTCCGAATTGTGAAGAAATCCTATTCACAGATAATGAAACCAACTATCAAAAGTTATTTGGAGCGGCAAATGGTTCTAAATATGTCAAAGATGGGATTAATAATTATATTGTGCATGGTCAGAAGGATGCTGTAAATCCAGAACAAAAAGGCACAAAAGCATCGGCGCATTATGAATTGGCGATCGCATCGGGGGCTACTAAAATTGTCAATCTGCGTTTAAGTAATATAGCTGCTGAGGCTGCCTCTATCAATGATGAAATATTTGCCAAGAGATTAGAGGAAGCAAATCAGTTTTATCATGAGATTTCGCCCTTTACAATGACTGATGATCTGCGAAGTATCCAACGTCAAGCATTTGCAGGAATGCTATGGAGTAAACAGTATTACAACTTTTCTGTAAAAAAATGGCTAGATGGCGATCCAGACTTTCCTATGGTATCCCCAAATCGTAAGAATGGTCGTAATAGCCATTGGTTTCATCTAGAAACTGAAGACATTCTCTCTATGCCAGATAAGTGGGAGTATCCGTGGTTTGCAGCTTGGGATTCGGCTTTCCATGCCATTCCTTTTGCTATGATTGATCCCGATTTTGCTAAAAGTCAACTGGATTTAATCACCCGTGAGTGGTACATGCACCCCAATGGACAGATTCCTGCCTACGAATGGGCTTTTGGTGATGTTAACCCTCCCGTCCATGCTTGGGCAACCTATCGAGTTTATAAAATTGAACAAAAACAAAATGGTACAGGCGATCGCCAATTTTTAGAGCGAGTATTTCATAAACTATTACTAAACTTCACTTGGTGGGTAAATCGTAAGGATCGGGAAGGAAAGAATGTATTTGAAGGCGGTTTTTTAGGATTAGATAACATAGGGGTATTCGATCGCAGTGCCGAACTGCCAACGGGCGGCTATATGGAACAGGCTGATGGCACCAGTTGGATGGGAATGTATTGCTTGAATTTACTAGCGATCGCCCTAGAACTAGCTCAAGAGAATATAGTTTATGAAGATATTGCTACGAAATTTTTTGAGCATTTCCTGTATATTGCCGATGCGATGAATAAGGTTGGGATTGAGAATACGGAATTATGGGATGATGACGACGGCTTTTACTACGATGTTCTACATTTACCAAATGGGAAGCAACTAAAACTGAAGGTGCGATCGCTTGTGGGCTTAATTCCCTTATTTGCGGTGCAGATTCTCGAACCAGATATGATTGCCCAAGTTCCCAATTTCCAAAAAAGATTGGAGTGGTTTGTTAAACATCGTTTTGATTTGGCACATAACGTTGCCTGTATGGAATCTGAAGGGATGAAAGCAAGGAGATTATTAGCAATATGCGATCGCTTCAAGTTAAAACGAATTCTCACAAAGATGTTAGATGAAGCGGAATTTTTAAGTGATTATGGTATTCGCGCCTTATCTAAATATCATCGTTCCCATCCCTATATTTGGCGCACAAATGGCAGTGAGTATCGGGTGGATTATGAACCTGCTGAATCTTCCAGTGGTCTATTTGGGGGAAATTCTAATTGGCGTGGTCCCATTTGGATGCCAGTAAATTTTTTAATTATCGAATCCCTGCAAAAATTCCATCACTACTATGGCAATGACTTCACAATTGAGTACCCTTCTGGCTCTGGTCAAATGATGACTCTATGGGATGTGTCGGTGGAATTATCTCGACGCTTAATTAATATTTTTAGCAAAGATACTAATGGTGATCGCCCTGTCAATAATGGCAATCAAAAATTCCAAACCGATCCCCACTGGCAAGATTTAATTCAATTTTATGAATACTTCCATGGTGATCATGGGACAGGGGTGGGAGCAAGTCATCAAACTGGGTGGACTGGGCTAGTAGCAAAATTAATTCAGCAGTTAACAGAACATACTTAA
- a CDS encoding amylo-alpha-1,6-glucosidase has product MTIEFGREVCGDRSLAEKYEWLVTNGIGGYASGTISGTLTRRYHGLLIAALNPPLERSLLVTKLDETIEYQSHLYPLHTNRWADGTINPLGYLNIESFTLEGTIPRWNYACADALLQKRVWMEHGENTTYIQYYLERATAPITLTIKALVNYRDYHHTTVANNWQMQLDVLGQEVCIRAFSSAMPFYLFSDRGNLSIHHDWYKGFDLAIERERGLGNYEDHLHAVTFTVELNMGETLILTASTEVNALDKSKHYGKSALQSQSDREAKLLETFYSADYLKINTQSAPSWIKHIVLAANQFIVERPQRFSQLSEGTNRTNGKTIIAGYHWFSDWGRDTMISLPGLTLATGHPEIARSIIITFAQYLDQGMLPNRFPDQGEQPEYNTVDATLWYFEAIRSYHAVTQDDQLLAQLFPALEEIIDWHCRGTRYNIHVDSDGLLYAGEDSVQLTWMDAKVGDWVVTPRIGKPIEINVLWYCALTTMTAIAQRLGKPHELYENLAEHTRIGFQQFWHESKGYCYDVLNTDGNDDSLRPNQIFAVALPKSPLLTSSQQKSIVDVCGRSLLTSYGLRSLSPNHPQYCGYYEGDSLQRDSCYHQGTVWGWLLGAYIRAHLRIYQNPDQAYKLLQPMSHHLKSIGIGSLSEIFDGNAPMTAKGCIAQAWTVAEVLQTWVAIKRSRT; this is encoded by the coding sequence ATGACTATCGAATTTGGACGAGAAGTATGTGGTGATCGCTCCTTAGCCGAAAAATACGAATGGCTTGTCACTAATGGCATTGGTGGCTATGCTTCTGGTACAATTTCGGGTACTCTGACCCGTCGCTATCATGGATTATTAATAGCTGCTTTAAACCCTCCCTTAGAGCGATCGCTTCTAGTTACCAAACTTGATGAAACAATAGAATATCAAAGTCACCTCTATCCACTGCATACTAATCGTTGGGCAGATGGCACTATCAATCCCTTAGGTTATCTTAATATTGAAAGCTTTACCCTCGAGGGCACTATCCCCAGATGGAACTATGCCTGTGCTGATGCTTTACTCCAAAAACGGGTTTGGATGGAGCATGGAGAAAATACTACCTATATTCAATACTACCTAGAACGAGCTACTGCTCCCATTACTCTTACAATTAAAGCGCTGGTAAATTATCGTGACTATCACCACACTACGGTAGCTAATAATTGGCAAATGCAGCTAGATGTGCTTGGTCAGGAAGTGTGTATTCGGGCTTTTTCCTCCGCCATGCCTTTTTATCTTTTTAGCGATCGCGGTAATTTATCTATTCATCACGATTGGTATAAAGGATTCGATCTGGCAATTGAAAGAGAACGAGGTTTAGGAAATTACGAAGATCATCTCCATGCGGTTACTTTTACCGTAGAACTAAATATGGGTGAGACTTTAATCCTTACTGCTAGTACAGAAGTGAATGCCTTAGATAAAAGCAAACATTATGGAAAATCTGCTCTACAATCTCAAAGCGATCGTGAAGCTAAACTTTTAGAAACTTTTTATTCTGCTGATTACTTAAAGATCAATACTCAATCTGCTCCAAGTTGGATTAAACACATAGTCCTTGCCGCCAATCAGTTTATTGTGGAACGTCCGCAACGATTCAGTCAATTATCAGAAGGGACTAATCGAACTAACGGCAAAACTATCATCGCTGGTTATCATTGGTTTTCAGATTGGGGCAGAGATACCATGATTAGCTTGCCGGGGCTAACATTGGCAACTGGTCATCCTGAAATTGCTCGTTCCATTATCATCACTTTTGCCCAATATCTCGATCAAGGAATGCTCCCAAATCGGTTTCCTGATCAAGGCGAACAGCCAGAATATAATACTGTGGATGCCACCCTTTGGTACTTTGAAGCTATCCGTTCTTACCATGCTGTAACTCAAGATGATCAATTATTGGCACAACTTTTTCCTGCCCTTGAGGAGATTATTGACTGGCACTGTAGGGGTACCCGCTATAATATTCACGTTGATAGTGACGGACTGCTCTATGCTGGGGAAGATAGTGTCCAGTTGACTTGGATGGATGCTAAGGTCGGAGATTGGGTTGTAACGCCCCGCATTGGTAAACCGATTGAAATTAATGTTCTGTGGTACTGCGCACTTACTACGATGACAGCGATCGCCCAACGCTTAGGTAAACCTCATGAATTATATGAAAACCTAGCAGAACATACTAGGATTGGATTTCAACAGTTTTGGCATGAGTCTAAAGGCTACTGCTACGATGTCTTAAATACCGACGGTAATGACGACTCTTTGCGTCCAAATCAAATTTTTGCGGTTGCCCTTCCCAAATCCCCTTTATTAACTTCCTCTCAACAAAAAAGTATAGTTGATGTCTGTGGGCGATCGCTTTTGACTTCCTATGGCTTACGTTCTCTTTCACCTAACCATCCTCAGTACTGCGGATATTATGAAGGAGATTCGTTACAGCGTGATAGCTGTTATCACCAAGGTACAGTATGGGGTTGGCTATTAGGCGCATACATTCGGGCACATTTACGCATTTATCAAAACCCAGATCAAGCCTATAAGCTACTGCAACCTATGTCCCATCATCTTAAATCTATAGGAATAGGAAGTTTGAGTGAAATCTTTGATGGCAATGCCCCAATGACGGCAAAAGGCTGTATTGCTCAAGCTTGGACTGTGGCAGAAGTATTGCAAACATGGGTAGCTATTAAGCGGAGTCGTACCTAG